The genomic stretch TTTTTAATGCTTTAGCCTCGATGTTAAGTTTGGCTGAAACGAGTTTACTTTGTTTTCTCAATTAAAGCGTTCAAAATTTGTTCCTTAAAATTATTATCCAACGGTGCCAGGTTAAATAATGCTGAAAACCACAAACCATCAAGTGCTAAACGCAATATGGTGGCATCAACCGGGTCCAGCCCATCATTTTCGATCTGCTCCTGCCACTCATGATATGCTTTCTGAATAGGTTCCAACAAGCTGGGGTTTACGGCCACAGCAGCCAATAAACTGGCCTCCATGTCTTTATTAGTCTGGACCTGGTAAAACGTTTCCTGCATAAATGCCCGGGTCCACTTGCCCTTGTGGTGTTTATCTTTGCTTGCGCTGTCCTCTATGCGATCAACGTATTGTTGAATTAAATGGTGGACCATACCGGAAACCAAAGCTTCTTTGGAAGGAAAGTGATACAGTAAACCTCCCTTGCTAACCCCTGCTTCCTCTGCAACGGCATCAAGAGTTAAATTAAATATACCTTTGTTTTGGATAATCCGGGCAGCTGCGTGAAGGATAGTTACTCGTTTTGATTTCCTAATCAATTTTCTCTCCCCGTTACCACATTTTTAACTTACTATACCATCTGGACGGTATAGTTTCAAGCAGTCTGGTAGAAAAAAACTCTGCATGGAATTCTTTATGATCCAGAGGTACTCTTATCCTTTTTTCAAAGAAAGCTACATTGTTTGACGAATAATTTAAGGCTGTTCTCCAAGTCCACCCTGAATATTGGTAATTATAGACGTCAAAGTCGTCTATAGGATCTGGGACCATAAATGGCGTGACCCTTTTTCGGGGCACTATTACAATAATGATAAAAGATGATAAGGAAATTGGGGGCTGATTTACCGAATAATCAAAAAATACTGTAACAATTCCTGAGTTTAAAACACTAGTAGATAAGGAAAATGATTGGCTGCTTAGCCCTGTGACAATATTTAGGGAGGGGTAATATGGATAGAAAAAAATTACTGTCCATTCTAATAATTACGGTAGCGGGTTTGGGCTTGCTGGCAACAACAGCTTGGGTGCATGAGCAAATTCAAATATCGGCCAAAAGGATGAACGAAGAAGAATATTTAACCCAAAGCCTGGTTTATTTCTTTCTTTATTTCTTATTAGGTATCTTGATAGAATGGAAAAAGTCATGGAAAGCCCTTCAGGGAAAAATTAAAATTCATTTAAACAAACTATTGTTAATTACTAGCATCGGGCTTCTTGCTATTAGCTTAGTACCTCCCATGCAATGGTACATGTGGTATGGTCTGAGGTCGTTCACAACCCCATTTAGTATTTTTATAAAAATAATGCAGTCATATGATTGTCATATAGCACTAAGCATTTTATCGGGGATATTATTCGCAAAATCGCTTACCAAAGAGCTCAGGGCGAACGTAAGTCA from Bacillota bacterium encodes the following:
- a CDS encoding TetR/AcrR family transcriptional regulator; translation: MIRKSKRVTILHAAARIIQNKGIFNLTLDAVAEEAGVSKGGLLYHFPSKEALVSGMVHHLIQQYVDRIEDSASKDKHHKGKWTRAFMQETFYQVQTNKDMEASLLAAVAVNPSLLEPIQKAYHEWQEQIENDGLDPVDATILRLALDGLWFSALFNLAPLDNNFKEQILNALIEKTK